TATGTTTACTTTCTGCTGGCTGTCGTTTATCCCTTGTTTTTCAGCATAAGGGGCAAAAGATCACGAAAGCTTTTCGGGGTAGTTATCGATTAGCGGCCTTTTTCGTTACCCGGTTATTGACGGCGGCGATAATTGGCGGCAAAACCGAAACAATGATTATCGCAACCGCTATCAGCGAGAAATGAGCTTTAAAGAAAGGCACATTGCCAAGCAGATACCCTGTAAAAAGGAAAACCAATATCCATGACGCCCCGCCGATAATATTGTACAGGCTGTAGCGCAGCATAGGCATACGCCCCACCCCTGCTACAAAGGGCGCTATGGTGCGGATGATAGGCATAAAACGACTGAAGATAACCGCCTTGCCTCCGTGCTTATCAAAAAAAGCCTGGGTTTGCAGGTAGTAATCCAGTTTCAGTATTTTATTCTCGGGCTTAAATACTTTGGGACCAAGATAATTGCCAACAAGGTAGTTGACCGTATTACCCGTGAACGCGGCAACGATAAGTATCAGCGCAAGCAGGTAAATATTAAGCCCGGTATTTCCGGCCGCGATCAAAGCTCCTGCTGCAAACAGCAGTGAATCGCCCGGCAAAAATGGGGTAACAACAAAGCCCGTCTCAGCAAAAATAATGGCAAATAATATAAGGTAAGTAAGCGTATGATATTGACTGATGATGTCAGCCAGGTGCTTGTCAATATGAAGGATAAAGTCGATCAGGCTTTTTACTACTTCCAATTTTTTGAGATTTTGGCAAAAATATAAATTAAAACGGGATTATTTATTGGTGATGGTGCCCATGCCGAATGCGAGGCTGTCGGTGTGGCCGGCTACACCGTAGGAGTAAATGGTATAAAGCCGTCCGTCCTGGATGGTCACATTCTGCTCCGAACCGATCACTCCCGTAGAGGTCCCCTGGCTGTAGACATTAAAATTATAACTGCCTGCCGGCAACTCCATGTAAGGTGTAACAATATTATACTTAGCATTCGAGAACGCCAGCCTGTCGTTGGCCCACAGGTCAAATGCGCCCGATAACGGCGAAGCATTCAAAAACCTTACCTTCCCCCGGCCGGTTGTTGGCGCAGATGAAGTATCCGTCAGGAAAACACGGTTAATACTGCTGTCGGAAAGCAGCCCGGTTACGAATAGGGTATATCTCAGGTTAGGTTTCAGCGTATCGCTCATGCTCAAGATATTGCCCTGTACAGTAATTATAGTACCTGCGGTTTGATTAGGTGACGACCTGATCTGGAACGGCGGATTGATCGAACTGAGGTAAAAATAGCCTGAGGGCCTTGGATAATAAAAATTGGCATTATTGTAAATCCTATAGTTAATATACAAGCTAATTGGCCCCAGGCTGGGGCTAAGATTTACTACCTGGTATTGTATATTTTGTGAGCTGGCATTGACCGAAGTTTTGCCGCAGGACGAAATAAACGGAACAGCAAAAGCCCCCATTATAAACAGGATGATCAAAACCTTTACACCACCGCTATGCTTCTTTTTCATTCTTAATTATAATTCAAGGTAACGCCTAAGTTAAGCGCCGTATTTCCCGAACCGCCCTTTTTCCCTTTGGCGTAGAACGTGTACGATCGCCCGGCGACGAGTGGATAGTGACCGCTCACAAGCGGCTCTGCGGAACCTGATTGGTATAAGGCAATTGCTTTTAAGCCGCTAACACCCACAGGTCGAAAATCGCTGGTATCGGTAAATGCCTTATTACTAAACTTTAATGTATCTCCGACAGCAAAATCAAGGCTCCCGCTATTGGGCGAAGCATTTACGAATCTCACTAAACAGGTGTCCGTCCGGTTTTCCGGTCGCAGCGCGTCTTTTATATAAAACGCATGGGCGGCTGTGTCGTCGGTTATGAATAACGAATAATAATGGTGTGCTTCAAGATCCAATGGAATGCTGAATAGTTGCTGCACCACGCTGGTAGCGGGGTCGAACGCCTTTTTTACCTGGTAAGTTTGTGTCCCCGTAGGAACATAATAGTAACCCGATGAGCCCCCCGGGTACAAATTCGAATTATTATTCAGGCGTGTACCGTTCAGGTAATAATTGATAGTATTGGTTGAAGCATTGACAATATTCAGGCTGTCGGCAAGGGTTACAGCAACGGGCACATCGCCGCTTTTTTTACAGGACGCAAAAGCAGCTATAAGGGCAACAAGGAACAAGCCTGTTATACGGATATTCATACCTGTTAAATGCTATTATAACTTGTTATCTGTTCATTTGTTATTTGGTCGAACAAAAAAGTCCGGTTTGTACACCGGACTCTGGATTTGGATTTATAATTTAAGTTTACAACTTAAGCATAACTATTAAGCATTACCGGCATCACCAGCATCAGCACATCTTCATTCTCATCACCTGCAACAGGCAGCAACAGGCCGGCACGGTTTGGTGTCGACATTTCAAGCACAACTTCTTCGCTGCCCAGGTTTTTCAGCATCTCTATCAAAAACCGTGCATTAAACCCGATCTCGATATCCTCACCATCATACTGGCAGCTTAAACGCTCATGCGCTTCGTTGGCAAAATCAATATCTTCCGAAGATATATTCAGTTCGCTGCCGTTGATCTTCAGTCTTACCTGGTGCGTGGTTTTGTTGGCGTAAATGGCCACGCGGTTAAGCGAACCCAGGAACGATTGCCTGTCGATGATCAGTTTATTCGGATTGTTTTGCGGTATTACCGCTTCATAATCCGGGTAACGCTCGTCTATCAAACGGCAAACAAGGTTGATATTACTGAATTTAAAGAACGCACTTGTGCTGTTATACTCTACCGAAACATTGATATCCTCGGAAGGCAATGCCGATTTAAGCAAATTTAAAGCTTTTTTTGGCAAAATAAACGAGGCGGTGCTTGCAGCTTTTGCATCCTTACGACGGTAACGAACCAGTTTATGAGCATCAGTTGCCACAAAAGTGATATACTGGCTTGATAGCTGGCAGTAAACCCCCGTCATAGCCGGGCGAAGCTCATCGTTGCTTACCGCGAAGATAGTTTTGTTAATCGCCTCCGCCAATACCGAAGCCGGCAGGTTAACCGACGACGCATTTTCCACAACCGGTATTTT
Above is a window of Mucilaginibacter ginsenosidivorans DNA encoding:
- the dnaN gene encoding DNA polymerase III subunit beta — protein: MRFIVSTSTLLKQLQAVSGALSNSTVLPILENFLFEIKDGNLTISATDLQTSMTTSLTVEAKENGRIAIPSRILLDTLKSLPEQPIAFNIDDSTFAIEINAGDGKYKLSGENGEDFPKIPVVENASSVNLPASVLAEAINKTIFAVSNDELRPAMTGVYCQLSSQYITFVATDAHKLVRYRRKDAKAASTASFILPKKALNLLKSALPSEDINVSVEYNSTSAFFKFSNINLVCRLIDERYPDYEAVIPQNNPNKLIIDRQSFLGSLNRVAIYANKTTHQVRLKINGSELNISSEDIDFANEAHERLSCQYDGEDIEIGFNARFLIEMLKNLGSEEVVLEMSTPNRAGLLLPVAGDENEDVLMLVMPVMLNSYA
- a CDS encoding DUF4397 domain-containing protein → MNIRITGLFLVALIAAFASCKKSGDVPVAVTLADSLNIVNASTNTINYYLNGTRLNNNSNLYPGGSSGYYYVPTGTQTYQVKKAFDPATSVVQQLFSIPLDLEAHHYYSLFITDDTAAHAFYIKDALRPENRTDTCLVRFVNASPNSGSLDFAVGDTLKFSNKAFTDTSDFRPVGVSGLKAIALYQSGSAEPLVSGHYPLVAGRSYTFYAKGKKGGSGNTALNLGVTLNYN
- a CDS encoding DUF4397 domain-containing protein, which gives rise to MKKKHSGGVKVLIILFIMGAFAVPFISSCGKTSVNASSQNIQYQVVNLSPSLGPISLYINYRIYNNANFYYPRPSGYFYLSSINPPFQIRSSPNQTAGTIITVQGNILSMSDTLKPNLRYTLFVTGLLSDSSINRVFLTDTSSAPTTGRGKVRFLNASPLSGAFDLWANDRLAFSNAKYNIVTPYMELPAGSYNFNVYSQGTSTGVIGSEQNVTIQDGRLYTIYSYGVAGHTDSLAFGMGTITNK
- a CDS encoding DedA family protein, producing the protein MEVVKSLIDFILHIDKHLADIISQYHTLTYLILFAIIFAETGFVVTPFLPGDSLLFAAGALIAAGNTGLNIYLLALILIVAAFTGNTVNYLVGNYLGPKVFKPENKILKLDYYLQTQAFFDKHGGKAVIFSRFMPIIRTIAPFVAGVGRMPMLRYSLYNIIGGASWILVFLFTGYLLGNVPFFKAHFSLIAVAIIIVSVLPPIIAAVNNRVTKKAANR